A single genomic interval of Macaca nemestrina isolate mMacNem1 chromosome 14, mMacNem.hap1, whole genome shotgun sequence harbors:
- the LOC105481101 gene encoding olfactory receptor 13C9-like: protein MGRINWTEIEFILQGLSEYPRAEKFLFVMCLVMYLVILLGNGTLIILTLLDPRLHTPMYFFLGNLSFLDIWYTSSFIPSMLIHFLSEKKTISFTRYVVQMSVSYTMGSTECVLLAVMAYDRYVAICNPLRYPIIMGKALCIQMAALSWGLGFLNSLTETVLAMRLPFCGKNVINHFVCEILAFVKLACTDISLNEIIIMLGNVIFLFSPLLLICISYICILSTILRINSAEGRKKAFSTCSAHMTVVIVFYGTILFMYMKPKSKDSAFDKLIALFYGIVTPMLNPVIYSLRNTEHDVLEPVQNKGDVNMEERLSSGRQSPSSMKGAYTREEGVAPD, encoded by the exons ATGGGAAGGATCAATTGGACAGAGATTGAGTTCATTCTGCAGGGACTTTCAGAGTACCcgagagctgaaaaattccttttCGTGATGTGCTTGGTGATGTACCTGGTGATTCTCCTGGGGAACGGCACCTTGATCATTCTGACACTCCTGGATCCTCGTCTCCACACACCCATGTACTTCTTCCTTGGGAATCTTTCCTTCTTAGACATTTGGTACACATCCTCCTTCATCCCCTCAATGCTGATACACTTCCTATCAGAGAAGAAAACCATCTCCTTCACTAGATATGTGGTTCAAATGTCTGTCTCTTACACTATGGGATCCACCGAGTGTGTGCTTCTAGCAGTGATGGCATATGACCGTTATGTGGCCATCTGCAACCCTCTGAGATACCCCATCATCATGGGCAAGGCCCTTTGTATTCAGATGGCAGCTCTCTCTTGGGGACTAGGCTTTCTCAACTCATTGACAGAAACTGTTCTTGCAATGCGGTTGCCCTTCTGTGGAAAAAATGTCATTAATCATTTTGTTTGTGAAATATTGGCCTTTGTCAAGCTGGCGTGCACAGATATTTCCTTGAATGAGATTATTATAATGTTGGGcaatgtaatatttttgttttctccattaCTGCTGATTTGTATCTCTTACATCTGTATCCTTTCTACTATACTAAGAATCAATTCagctgaaggaaggaaaaaggccTTTTCCACCTGTTCAGCCCACATGACAGTGGTGATTGTGTTTTATGGGACAATCCTCTTCATGTATATGAAGCCGAAGTCCAAAGACTCTGCTTTTGACAAGCTGATTGCCCTGTTCTATGGCATAGTCACCCCCATGCTCAATCCTGTCATCTATAGCCTGAGGAACACAGAG CATGATGTTTTGGAGCCTGTCCAGAATAAGGGAGATGTCAACATGGAAGAGAGGCTCAGTTCAGGGCGTCAAAGTCCAAGCAGCATGAAAGGGGCATATACACGAGAGGAAGGTGTAGCACCTGACTGA
- the LOC105481011 gene encoding olfactory receptor 13C9: MEWENQTILVEFFLKGLSGYPRLELLFFVLIFLMYVVILLGNGTLILISILDPHLHTPMYFFLGNLSFLDICYTTTSIPSTLVSLLSERKTISLSGCAVQMFLGLAMGTTECVLLGMMAFDRYVAICNPLRYPIIMCKHAYVPMAVGSWFAGIVNSAVQTTFVVQLPFCRNNVINHFSCEILAVMKMACADISGNEFIMLVATILFTLMPLLLIIISYSLIISSILKIHSSEGRSKAFSTCSAHLTVVIIFYGTILSMYMKPKSKETFNSDYLEATDKIISMFYGVMTPMMNPLIYSLRNKDVKEAVKHLLNRRFFSK; the protein is encoded by the coding sequence ATGGAATGGGAAAACCAAACCATTCTGGTGGAATTTTTTCTGAAGGGACTTTCTGGTTACCCAAGGCTTGAGTTACTCTTTTTTGTGCTAATATTCTTAATGTATGTGGTCATCCTTCTAGGCAATGGTACTCTCATTTTAATCAGCATCTTGGATCCTCACCTTCACACCCCTATGTACTTCTTTCTGGGGAACCTCTCCTTCTTGGACATCTGCTACACCACCACCTCTATTCCCTCCACCTTGGTGAGCTTGCTTTCAGAAAGAAAGACCATTTCCCTTTCTGGCTGTGCAGTGCAGATGTTCCTTGGCTTGGCCATGGGGACAACAGAATGTGTGCTCCTGGGCATGATGGCCTTTGACCGCTATGTGGCTATCTGCAACCCTCTGAGATATCCCATCATCATGTGCAAGCATGCCTATGTACCCATGGCTGTTGGGTCCTGGTTTGCAGGGATTGTCAACTCTGCAGTACAAACTACATTTGTAGTACAATTGCCTTTCTGCAGGAATAATGTCATCAATCATTTCTCCTGTGAAATTCTAGCTGTCATGAAGATGGCCTGTGCTGACATCTCAGGCAATGAGTTCATCATGCTTGTGGCCACAATATTGTTCACATTGATGCCACTGCTCTTGATTATTATCTCTTACTCATTAATCATTTCCAGCATCCTCAAGATTCACTCCTCTGAGGGGAGAAGCAAAGCTTTCTCTACCTGCTCAGCCCATCTGACTGTGGTCATAATATTCTATGGGACCATCCTCTCCATGTACATGAAGCCCAAGTCTAAGGAGACATTTAATTCAGACTACTTGGAAGCTACCGACAAAATTATATCCATGTTCTATGGGGTGATGACTCCCATGATGAATCCTTTAATCTACAGTCTTAGAAACAAAGATGTGAAGGAGGCAGTGAAACACCTACTGAACAGAAGGTTCTTTAGCAAGTGA
- the LOC105481010 gene encoding LOW QUALITY PROTEIN: olfactory receptor 13C2-like (The sequence of the model RefSeq protein was modified relative to this genomic sequence to represent the inferred CDS: inserted 1 base in 1 codon; substituted 1 base at 1 genomic stop codon), translating to MEWENHTILVEFFXKGLSGHPRLELLLFELIFIMCVVILLGNGTLILISILDPHLHTPTYFFLGNLSFLDICYTTTSIPSTLVSFLSKRKTISLFGCAVQMFLGLAMGTTECVLLGMMAFDCYVAICNPLRYPIIMSKDAXVSMAAGSWIIGAINSAVQTVFVVQLPFCRNNIINHFTYEILVVMKLACADVSGNEFIMLMATTLFILTPLLLIIVSYTLIIVSIFKISSSERRSKAFSTCSAHLTVVIIFYGTILFMYLKPKSKKTLNSDYLEATDKIISIFYGVMTPMLNPLIYSLRNKDVKEAVKHLLNRRFFSK from the exons ATGGAATGGGAAAACCACACCATTCTGGTGGAATTTT TGAAGGGACTTTCTGGACACCCAAGGCTTGAGTTACTCTTGTTTGAGCTAATCTTCATAATGTGTGTGGTCATCCTTCTGGGAAATGGTACTCTCATTTTAATCAGCATCTTGGACCCTCACCTTCACACCCCTACGTACTTCTTTCTGGGGAACCTCTCCTTCTTGGACATCTGCTACACCACCACCTCTATTCCCTCCACCTTGGTGAGCTTCCTTTCAAAAAGAAAGACCATTTCCCTTTTTGGCTGTGCAGTGCAGATGTTCCTTGGCTTGGCCATGGGGACAACAGAGTGTGTACTTCTGGGCATGATGGCCTTTGATTGCTATGTGGCTATCTGCAACCCTCTGAGATATCCCATCATCATGAGCAAGGATGCCTAAGTGTCCATGGCAGCTGGGTCCTGGATCATAGGAGCCATCAATTCTGCAGTACAAACAGTGTTTGTGGTACAATTGCCTTTCTGCAGGAATAACATCATCAATCATTTCACCTATGAAATTCTGGTTGTCATGAAATTGGCCTGTGCTGACGTCTCAGGCAATGAGTTCATCATGCTTATGGCCACAACATTGTTCATACTGACACCATTGTTATTAATCATTGTCTCTTACACATTAATCATTGTGAGCATCTTCAAAATTAGCTCTTCTGAGAGGAGAAGCAAAGCTTTCTCTACCTGCTCAGCCCATCTGACTGTGGTCATAATATTCTATGGGACCATCCTCTTCATGTACCTGAAGCCCAAGTCTAAAAAGACACTTAATTCAGACTACTTGGAAGCTACCGACAAAATTATATCCATATTCTATGGGGTGATGACTCCCATGTTGAATCCTTTAATCTACAGTCTTAGAAacaaggatgtgaaggaggcAGTGAAACACCTACTGAACAGAAGGTTCTTTAGCAAGTGA